In Dysidea avara chromosome 3, odDysAvar1.4, whole genome shotgun sequence, a single window of DNA contains:
- the LOC136249381 gene encoding fibropellin-1-like isoform X4: protein MLQTLGLRPCFNYPSYYDSVSGQCVLTCPPGSYGVVNGSIYDASTDRVRNCRTLPTGYHLMFNATEYEFDVNVYSPIGTVVFEVLLLVENPNNMLLLLVDLVGMIVNIFSFNGMGNFVEFFGTSISENITLAITLDETLNPDDRNVTYQFSLSTIALDRNGSAVVSEATVLLYQWDPCEECPTNSTCEPHMPLDGSVECVCPIGYNGTYCEVFVGYCNPNPCINGGSCIECFGNFTCLCASPVTGRYCEVDPIDECEPQPCVNGNCSDFIDFYNCSCYDGFTGDNCEINIDECHPDPCMNNASCIDGIDNFTCNCVSPWTGNLCDADIDDCVGTNCTNGICVDLIDDFVCQCDHGYEGVFCEIDINECENMTCLNNGTCEDQINNFTCRCSPGYEGRFCGDETNECDPNPCGSLRWYWGYCTDLFLDYVCTCRQGITGRNCSEVIDFCASGPCQNNATCRQLFLGYYCECAFATTGPHCETLLDACDFDPCLNNGSCVSDYNDFNCTCPEGITGSRYEINIDDCSPDPCAHLNRTCVDLVNGYDCQCEPGYEGRVCEIDINECENVTCLNNGTCVDQFDNFTCLCIPGYDGRFCGSESNECYPNPCRNLGYCHDLYLNYTCSCRQDFTGRNCDRRLNDCLPDPCQNNASCIDGFASYFCICPFAVTGENCEILLDACDFSPCLNNGSCVSDYINFNCTCPEGITGSRCEINIDDCSPDPCAHLNRTCVDLVNGYDCQCEPGYEGRVCEIDINECENVTCLNDGTCENQMNNFTCQCSPGYVGRLCGEDSNECDPNPCHNLATCQDLFLDYTCMCRQDFTGKNCSERLNDCLSNPCQNNATCFDGFASYFCHCPDSVTGENCEILIDRCHPNPCLNNGSCTALVNNYACVCPTGYTSRNCSETINYCDGVVCINNASCVNMPLLGTYSCLCIEGFTGLECGIEINECSPNPCENDGICTDLVGGYTCNCTLGFIGNNCDIDIDECSSSPCENNGTCIDHIGAYGCNCTEGFTGDNCESDINECSSSPCENYGNCTDIVDGFICSCVEGFTGDNCESDIDECSHNSCENNGTCIDLIGGYACNCTEGFIGSSCDIEIDECSSLPCENDGNCTDLIGGYVCSCAEGFSGDNCNIDIDECTTNPCENNRTCINFIGGYACNCTEGFTGANCESDIDECYYNLCENNGTCISLIGGYACNCTEGFIGNNCDIEVDECSSLPCENDGNCTDLIGGYVCNCTEGFSGDNCNTSIVDQCLSTPCINGVCISLADGFRCVCNEKFTGIICDIDAEDNCATNPCLNNGTCTDLINDYVCNCTIGFTGKNCSNIFNDLSPCRHNPCQNNGSCINDDVNNYTCSCEPGYTGKDCQIKSTPSTHCDQEFLPGLFVGIVCGSAGAILVGILITCVWKASHRVWLKRKEKVKTGHVDDVTMYRMGKQMFDNPTYLDVTTLVDEDTYGNTSFNDNFTLY, encoded by the exons ATGTTACAGACCCTAGGACTAA GACCATGTTTCAACTATCCAAGTTACTATGACTCAGTGAGTGGTCAGTGTGTACTGACCTGTCCACCAGGAAGTTATGGAGTTGTTAATGGGAGTATTTATGATGCTTCTACTGACAGAGTGAGAAACTGTAGAACCC TTCCTACAGGTTACCATTTAATGTTCAATGCTACAGAATATGAATTTGATGTCAATGTGTACTCCCCTATTGGAACTGTTGTGTTTGAGGTACTTCTCCTTGTTGAGAATCCAAACAATATGCTTTTATTATTAGTTGACCTTGTGGGAATGATAGTGAATATTTTCTCCTTCAATGGAATGGGGAATTTTGTTGAATTTTTTGGCACATCAATTAGTGAAAATATTACATTAGCAATTACACTGGATGAAACACTGAATCCTGATGATAGAAATGTCACATATCAGTTCAGTTTATCAACCATTGCACTAGATAGAAATGGAAGTGCAGTGGTCAGTGAGGCAACTGTGTTGCTTTATCAATGGG ATCCATGTGAAGAGTGTCCAACAAACTCTACATGTGAGCCACACATGCCCTTAGATGGTAGTGTAGAATGTGTATGTCCCATTGGCTATAATGGGACTTATTGTGAAGTGTTCGTTGGATACTGTAATCCTAATCCATGTATTAATGGAGGAAGTTGCATTGAATGCTTTGGAAAttttacatgtttgtgtgctaGTCCAGTAACGGGGAGGTATTGTGAAGTGGATCCTATTGACGAATGTGAACCACAACCTTGTGTTAATGGCAACTGTAGTGACTTTATTGATTTTTACAACTGTTCATGTTATGATGGTTTTACTGGTGATAACTGTGAAATTAATATTGATGAATGTCATCCcgatccttgtatgaataatgcaAGTTGTATTGATGGTATTGATAACTTCACTTGTAACTGTGTTAGTCCCTGGACTGGGAACTTGTGTGACGCTGATATAGATGATTGCGTTGGTACAAACTGTACTAATGGAATTTGTGTTGATCTTATTGATGACTTTGTGTGCCAGTGTGATCATGGTTATGAGGGTGTGTTTTGTGAGATTGACATTAATGAGTGTGAGAATATGACATGCCTGAATAATGGAACATGTGAAGATCAAATTAATAACTTTACTTGTCGATGTAGCCCTGGTTATGAGGGTAGATTTTGTGGTGATGAAACAAATGAATGTGATCCAAATCCTTGTGGTTCATTACGGTGGTATTGGGGTTATTGTACTGATTTGTTTCTTGACTATGTGTGTACTTGTAGACAGGGTATTACTGGAAGAAATTGCAGTGAAGTAATAGATTTCTGTGCATCTGGTCCATGTCAGAATAATGCAACTTGTCGTCAACTGTTTTTAGGTTACTATTGTGAGTGTGCTTTTGCCACTACTGGACCTCATTGTGAAACATTATTAGATGCATGTGATTTTGACCCATGTTTGAACAATGGATCATGTGTTTCAGACTACAATGATTTTAATTGCACTTGTCCTGAAGGGATAACAGGAAGCAGGTATGAAATCAACATTGATGACTGTAGTCCTGATCCATGTGCACATCTAAACAGAACTTGTGTGGATCTCGTTAATGGTTATGACTGCCAGTGTGAACCAGGCTATGAAGGTAGAGTGTGTGAGATTGACATTAATGAATGTGAGAATGTGACGTGCCTAAACAATGGAACATGTGTTGATCAGTTTGATAATTTTACTTGTCTTTGTATTCCAGGATACGATGGTAGATTTTGTGGTAGTGAATCTAATGAATGTTATCCCAATCCATGCAGGAATTTAGGATATTGTCACGATCTCTATCTTAATTATACATGCAGTTGTCGACAAGATTTTACTGGAAGAAACTGTGATAGAAGATTAAATGATTGTTTGCCTGATCCATGTCAGAATAATGCATCTTGTATTGATGGATTTGCTAGCTACTTCTGTATTTGTCCCTTTGCCGTTACCGGCGAAAACTGTGAAATATTATTGGATGCTTGTGATTTTAGCCCATGTTTGAACAATGGATCGTGTGTTTCAGACTATATTAACTTTAATTGCACTTGTCCTGAAGGGATAACAGGAAGCAGGTGTGAAATCAACATTGACGATTGTAGTCCTGATCCATGTGCTCATCTAAACAGAACCTGTGTGGATCTTGTTAATGGTTATGACTGCCAGTGTGAACCAGGCTATGAGGGTAGAGTGTGTGAGATTGACATTAATGAATGTGAGAATGTGACGTGTTTGAATGATGGAACATGTGAAAATCAAATGAATAACTTCACTTGTCAGTGTAGTCCAGGTTATGTGGGTAGGCTATGTGGTGAAGACAGTAATGAATGTGATCCAAATCCTTGTCATAATTTAGCAACATGCCAGGATCTTTTTCTGgactatacatgtatgtgtcgGCAAGATTTCACTGGAAAAAATTGCTCGGAGAGACTAAATGACTGTTTATCTAATCCATGTCAGAATAATGCAACTTGTTTTGATGGATTTGCAAGTTACTTCTGTCATTGTCCTGATAGTGTTACTGGTGAAAATTGTGAAATACTGATAGACAGATGTCATCCTAATCCATGCCTCAACAATGGATCGTGTACTGCActtgtaaataattatgcttGTGTTTGTCCAACTGGATACACTTCTAGGAATTGCTCAGAAACCATAAACTACTGTGATGGTGTGGTGTGCATTAATAATGCTAGTTGTGTAAATATGCCGTTATTGGGGACCTACTCATGTTTGTGTATTGAAGGGTTTACTGGACTTGAATGTGGAATTGAAATTAATGAATGTTCTCCTAATCCATGTGAGAATGATGGAATTTGCACAGACCTTGTTGGGGGATATACCTGCAACTGTACACTAGGGTTTATTGGCAACAACTGTGACATAGACATTGATGAGTGCTCTTCTAGTCCATGTGAAAATAATGGAACTTGCATAGATCACATTGGTGCTTATGGGTGCAACTGTACAGAAGGGTTTACTGGTGATAACTGTGAAAGCGATATTAATGAATGTTCCTCTAGTCCATGTGAAAATTATGGAAATTGTACAGATATTGTTGATGGCTTTATTTGCAGCTGTGTAGAAGGGTTTACCGGTGATAACTGTGAAAGTGATATTGATGAATGCTCTCATAATTCATGTGAGAATAATGGAACCTGTATCGACCTTATTGGTGGCTATGCATGCAATTGTACAGAAGGGTTTATTGGTAGTAGTTGTGATATTGAAATAGATGAATGCTCTTCTCTTCCATGTGAAAATGATGGGAACTGTACAGATCTTATTGGGGGATATGTGTGCAGCTGTGCAGAAGGATTTAGTGGTGACAATTGTAACATAGACATTGATGAGTGTACCACTAATCCATGTGAAAATAACAGAACCTGTATCAACTTTATTGGTGGCtatgcatgcaattgtactGAGGGATTCACTGGTGCTAACTGTGAAAGTGACATTGATGAATGCTATTATAATTTATGTGAAAATAATGGAACCTGTATCAGCCTTATTGGTGGCTATGCATGCAATTGTACAGAAGGGTTTATTGGTAATAATTGTGATATTGAAGTTGATGAATGCTCTTCTCTTCCATGTGAAAATGATGGGAACTGTACAGATCTTATTgggggatatgtatgtaattgtactGAGGGATTTAGTGGTGACAATTGTAACACTAGCATAGTTGATCAGTGCTTGTCTACTCCATGTATAAATGGAGTATGCATAAGCCTAGCTGATGGGTTTAGGTGTGTCTGCAATGAAAAATTTACTGGAATTATTTGTGACATTGATGCAGAAGACAATTGTGCCACAAATCCTTGTTTAAATAATGGAACCTGTACTGATCTTATTAATGACTATGTATGTAACTGTACCATAGGCTTTACTGGCAAGAACTGTAGCAATATATTCAATGATTTAAGTCCTTGTAGACATAACCCATGTCAGAATAATGGAAGCTGCATTAATGATGATGTTAATAATTACACATGTTCCTGTGAGCCTGGTTATACTGGAAAAGATTGTCAGATTAAAA GTACACCTTCAACAcactgtgatcaagaatttttaCCAG